In Brevibacillus brevis NBRC 100599, a single genomic region encodes these proteins:
- the ltrA gene encoding group II intron reverse transcriptase/maturase, with translation MELLEKVLSRENLLVALERVERNKGSAGIDSVSTEQLRDYIREHWLTIKEQIMKGTYKPSPVRRVEIPKTDGGVRLLGIPTVIDRLIQQAILQVLTPIFDPHFSESSFGFRPNRSAHDAMRQAQSYISEGYRFVVDMDLEKFFDRVNHDILMSRVARKVKDKALLKLIRAYLQAGIMINGVCLSAVEGTPQGGPLSPLLANILLDDLDKELEKRGHRFCRYADDSNIYVKTKRAGERVKESIQNYLEKVLKLKVNEQKSAVDRPWKRKFLGFSFTNAKQARIRLHPKSLLKLKEKIRFITNPVWSISMDERIGKLNQYLMGWVGYFALADAKKILQSIEEWIRRRLRLCLWSQWKRIKTRYRELRSLGLSHVQAIEIANTRKGAWRSTKTPQIHKALGVAYWQQQGLKSLVQRYSVLRQA, from the coding sequence ATGGAGTTGTTGGAGAAAGTCCTATCACGGGAAAATCTATTAGTGGCGCTCGAAAGAGTGGAGAGAAACAAAGGATCGGCGGGAATCGACAGTGTTTCAACCGAACAACTGCGCGATTATATCCGTGAACACTGGTTAACCATTAAAGAACAGATTATGAAAGGAACCTATAAACCTTCCCCTGTCCGCAGAGTCGAAATCCCGAAAACTGACGGAGGGGTAAGGTTATTAGGTATTCCTACCGTGATAGATCGCTTAATCCAACAAGCCATTCTCCAAGTTCTTACTCCCATATTCGATCCCCACTTTTCAGAATCGAGTTTCGGATTCCGACCGAATCGCAGTGCGCATGACGCTATGAGACAGGCACAATCTTATATTTCCGAAGGATATCGCTTTGTCGTAGATATGGACTTAGAGAAATTCTTCGACCGGGTAAATCACGATATTTTAATGAGTCGGGTTGCCCGAAAAGTAAAAGACAAAGCTTTGTTGAAACTTATTCGCGCATACTTACAAGCAGGCATCATGATCAATGGAGTCTGCCTCTCGGCAGTAGAAGGCACACCACAAGGTGGCCCGCTTAGTCCGTTATTGGCGAACATCCTGCTTGACGACTTGGATAAAGAGCTGGAAAAGAGAGGACATCGCTTTTGTAGATATGCAGACGATAGCAACATCTACGTGAAAACAAAGCGGGCGGGAGAACGGGTAAAAGAGAGTATCCAAAACTACTTGGAGAAGGTACTTAAGCTAAAAGTAAATGAGCAGAAAAGTGCAGTGGATCGACCTTGGAAACGTAAGTTCCTCGGTTTCAGTTTCACTAACGCAAAGCAAGCAAGGATTCGGCTTCATCCAAAATCACTTCTGAAGTTGAAAGAGAAAATCCGCTTCATCACAAATCCGGTATGGAGCATCTCTATGGATGAAAGGATTGGGAAGCTAAACCAGTATCTCATGGGATGGGTTGGATATTTCGCCCTTGCAGATGCAAAGAAAATTCTACAATCCATCGAAGAATGGATACGGCGCAGACTCCGACTTTGCTTGTGGTCTCAGTGGAAGCGAATAAAAACCCGATATCGAGAACTTCGTTCTCTGGGTTTATCACACGTCCAAGCAATAGAAATTGCAAACACCCGAAAGGGTGCGTGGCGTTCCACAAAGACTCCTCAAATACACAAAGCCCTCGGAGTTGCATACTGGCAACAACAAGGGCTGAAAAGTTTAGTACAACGATATTCTGTTCTTCGTCAAGCTTGA
- a CDS encoding DHA2 family efflux MFS transporter permease subunit yields the protein MQQLTEKKKVTIMIAIITAMFFAAINQTIIGVAMPRIISKLGGMDYYSWAITIYLLTSTVASVLVGKLSDIYGRKPFILTGIALFSIGALLSGFSTDIFQLITYRGIQGAGAGIIMSTAFTAMGDLYEPRERAKWGGIMSAVFGVSSVLGPLMGGYIVDHLDWHWVFWIFLPIGVIAFLLIMIHFPKVPKQEGESVDYFGSLFLTLTIVPMLLAFSWAGNGPGKHAWGSWQIIGLFASTIIALIVFIMIERKVKTPVLPLGLFKNSIFTVSNLVGFFLNAGMMGAIIYVPFFVQGVKGISPTMAGYVAMPMSIAMLGTSAIAGQIMTKTGKYKKMALGGLLVMTFGMVLMYFMSPTTPIYLLVIYMIILGLGIGIAMPVFSLTVQNAVAPQQLGVATATSQLFRNLGGTIGIAVMGTVMSASMTAKMTQLSGAMGQVNNPAAADPALAEKLSLFTNPQNLLDQPKIEAALASLPPDLQPLFTHMLDMIREAMSYGITTTFLTGAIVAGMAVIIALFLKEIPLRSGKMGQKPEGEAGKA from the coding sequence TTGCAACAGCTGACAGAGAAAAAGAAAGTGACGATTATGATCGCGATTATTACGGCCATGTTTTTCGCCGCGATCAACCAGACCATTATCGGGGTTGCCATGCCGCGTATTATTTCGAAGCTGGGTGGCATGGATTACTATTCGTGGGCGATTACGATTTATTTGCTGACCTCAACCGTCGCTTCTGTACTGGTTGGAAAGCTCTCCGATATATATGGAAGAAAACCGTTTATTTTGACGGGTATCGCGTTGTTTAGTATCGGAGCTTTGTTGTCTGGGTTTTCTACCGATATTTTTCAACTGATTACGTATCGTGGCATTCAAGGGGCGGGTGCCGGGATCATCATGTCCACTGCTTTTACCGCCATGGGTGATCTGTACGAGCCTCGCGAGCGCGCCAAATGGGGCGGAATCATGAGTGCCGTCTTTGGTGTATCCAGTGTGCTTGGTCCTCTGATGGGCGGCTATATCGTCGACCATCTCGACTGGCATTGGGTGTTCTGGATCTTCTTGCCGATTGGCGTGATTGCCTTTCTGTTGATCATGATTCATTTCCCAAAAGTACCAAAGCAAGAAGGAGAGTCTGTCGACTACTTCGGCTCGCTGTTCCTGACACTCACCATCGTACCGATGCTACTCGCCTTCTCATGGGCAGGTAATGGCCCAGGCAAACACGCTTGGGGCTCGTGGCAAATTATTGGTTTGTTTGCCTCCACAATCATTGCGTTGATCGTGTTTATTATGATTGAGAGGAAAGTAAAGACTCCCGTGCTTCCGCTGGGCTTGTTCAAAAACAGTATTTTTACTGTCTCTAATCTGGTCGGATTCTTCCTCAACGCGGGGATGATGGGCGCTATCATTTATGTGCCATTCTTTGTCCAAGGGGTCAAAGGCATCTCTCCGACGATGGCTGGTTATGTGGCGATGCCGATGTCGATTGCCATGCTCGGAACCTCTGCAATCGCCGGACAAATAATGACCAAGACGGGAAAATATAAAAAGATGGCGCTGGGTGGACTTCTCGTCATGACCTTTGGCATGGTGTTGATGTATTTCATGTCGCCAACCACACCGATTTACTTGCTCGTGATCTACATGATTATTCTCGGTTTGGGGATCGGGATTGCGATGCCAGTCTTCTCTTTGACGGTGCAAAATGCAGTCGCACCGCAGCAATTGGGTGTCGCTACAGCAACGTCGCAGCTTTTCCGCAACCTCGGTGGGACCATTGGAATTGCTGTCATGGGAACCGTCATGAGTGCCAGCATGACTGCGAAAATGACGCAACTGTCGGGAGCCATGGGTCAGGTGAACAATCCCGCAGCAGCCGACCCTGCTCTGGCAGAGAAGCTGTCGCTCTTCACGAATCCGCAAAATTTGTTGGATCAGCCGAAAATTGAAGCCGCGCTGGCTAGTTTGCCACCGGATTTACAGCCGCTGTTTACTCACATGCTGGATATGATCCGGGAAGCGATGAGCTATGGAATTACGACTACGTTTTTGACTGGGGCGATTGTAGCAGGTATGGCTGTCATCATCGCGCTGTTCCTGAAGGAAATTCCACTGCGTAGTGGGAAGATGGGACAGAAGCCTGAGGGCGAAGCAGGAAAGGCTTAA
- a CDS encoding amidohydrolase: MFGKKLTSALLATALMCPMSAFAAQGTKQPADVVLTNGAVYTVDNKDSWAEAVAIRGDEIVFVGADEYAKAHIGKNTKVIDLKGQMVLPGFIDSHTHASKTTGLIYSIDLFDGGSVEEYVATIGKFVKDHPNEPALQGRGWSNPVVPGIGPRKEVLDTIVPTTPIALTSDDGHSLWVNSAALKLAGITKGTTNPEGGIIERDPKTGEPSGTLRESAMNLVLSKIGGYTVQQYKSGIEAYQEKAVERGVTTVRDPDMLRYPNVLEAYEELAKEDKLTIRFRNALTANPEKGPEQIAEFVKIRERNQNQNPLFQVNAVKIFLDGVVEGATAYLEKPYVHKETNGELIWKPEVYNQTAAAVDKAGFQLHVHSIGDASTRIALDGMELAEKQNGKHDARHSLVHLQLVNETDIERFKKLGAVGIVQPFWFMQEEGYYDEIEVPYLGHERAEKEYPMKSFLKKGVHVASSSDYIVTPEFNPLHGIQQGITRIEEGVTDPRKIANPDERATLAEMIASFTIDGAYANHVDDITGSIEVGKKADLIVLDKNLFKIPATQIKDAKVVLTLVEGKEVYRQKEAK, encoded by the coding sequence GTGTTTGGGAAAAAATTAACCAGCGCATTGCTCGCTACAGCGCTGATGTGCCCGATGTCGGCTTTTGCCGCCCAAGGGACAAAACAGCCAGCAGATGTCGTATTAACGAACGGTGCGGTCTACACAGTGGACAATAAGGACAGCTGGGCAGAGGCAGTGGCCATTCGCGGTGATGAAATCGTTTTTGTCGGTGCAGATGAATATGCGAAAGCACACATAGGCAAGAATACGAAAGTAATCGATCTGAAAGGCCAAATGGTATTGCCGGGCTTTATTGACAGTCATACGCATGCAAGCAAAACGACGGGACTCATTTACTCCATTGATTTGTTTGACGGAGGCTCTGTCGAGGAATACGTTGCGACCATCGGGAAATTCGTAAAAGACCATCCAAACGAACCAGCATTGCAAGGACGCGGCTGGAGCAATCCGGTAGTGCCTGGTATTGGTCCGCGCAAGGAAGTATTGGATACAATCGTGCCAACGACTCCAATTGCGCTGACCTCCGATGATGGACATTCTTTGTGGGTGAACTCGGCAGCATTGAAGCTGGCTGGAATCACGAAGGGCACGACAAACCCTGAGGGCGGCATTATCGAGCGTGATCCGAAAACAGGAGAACCATCTGGAACGTTGCGGGAAAGCGCAATGAATCTGGTGCTTTCAAAAATCGGGGGATACACCGTCCAGCAATACAAGTCTGGAATTGAAGCCTACCAGGAAAAAGCCGTTGAACGCGGTGTAACGACAGTGCGCGACCCGGATATGCTGCGCTATCCAAACGTATTGGAAGCGTACGAGGAGCTCGCGAAAGAGGACAAGCTGACCATCCGCTTCCGTAATGCGTTGACAGCGAATCCAGAAAAAGGACCTGAGCAGATCGCAGAATTTGTAAAAATCCGTGAGCGTAATCAAAATCAAAATCCGCTATTCCAGGTGAACGCTGTCAAAATCTTTTTGGATGGAGTAGTAGAAGGCGCCACAGCTTACTTGGAAAAGCCGTATGTCCATAAGGAAACAAACGGAGAATTAATCTGGAAGCCAGAGGTTTACAATCAAACAGCTGCCGCAGTAGACAAGGCAGGCTTCCAATTGCACGTCCATTCCATCGGGGATGCTTCTACCCGCATTGCACTAGACGGTATGGAGCTCGCTGAGAAACAAAATGGCAAGCATGATGCTCGCCACTCGCTCGTTCACTTGCAACTGGTCAATGAAACAGACATCGAGCGCTTCAAAAAGCTGGGTGCAGTCGGAATCGTGCAGCCATTCTGGTTTATGCAGGAAGAGGGGTACTACGATGAGATCGAAGTGCCGTACTTGGGCCACGAACGCGCAGAAAAAGAATACCCGATGAAGAGCTTCTTGAAAAAAGGGGTCCATGTAGCTTCTTCGTCTGACTACATCGTAACGCCGGAATTCAATCCACTGCACGGCATTCAACAAGGTATTACCCGGATCGAGGAGGGTGTAACCGATCCGAGAAAAATTGCCAACCCAGACGAGCGTGCAACGCTTGCAGAAATGATCGCCAGCTTTACGATTGATGGTGCTTACGCCAACCACGTGGATGACATCACAGGCTCGATCGAAGTCGGCAAGAAGGCAGATCTCATCGTGCTCGATAAAAACTTGTTTAAAATTCCAGCCACTCAAATTAAGGATGCGAAAGTCGTGCTGACCTTGGTTGAAGGGAAGGAAGTCTATCGTCAGAAGGAAGCAAAGTAA
- a CDS encoding DUF3139 domain-containing protein — MNKKIMIIVFLGLILISVPVIYVQGTLLSLENQVRQHLITEKNIDEKTIVSVDGVVGKLPLYSVEVIFADEPDVKYFYTEKNGKIITLHSTLKPKGYEYKHN, encoded by the coding sequence ATGAACAAAAAAATAATGATTATAGTTTTCCTAGGCTTAATCCTTATCTCTGTTCCAGTTATATATGTTCAAGGAACCCTGTTAAGCTTAGAGAATCAGGTACGCCAACATCTCATTACCGAGAAAAATATTGATGAGAAAACAATAGTTAGTGTAGATGGCGTTGTTGGGAAGCTTCCGCTCTATAGTGTAGAAGTTATTTTTGCTGATGAACCCGATGTAAAATACTTTTATACTGAAAAAAACGGAAAAATAATAACTTTACATTCAACGCTTAAACCCAAAGGATACGAATACAAACATAATTGA
- a CDS encoding MarR family winged helix-turn-helix transcriptional regulator yields MQSQNNFEELYIQLQRKVSAESHKRLDPLVSGSQAMLLRILDMSGPQKASSIALRMNITPGAVTSLADKLIACGYATRNRDSTDRRVVQLDITDQGKDILRQYKAVVRSTIEQFFAGVSDEDKQHLVRIYHQVLKNIDQQREEHQNCNS; encoded by the coding sequence ATGCAAAGCCAAAACAATTTTGAAGAACTTTATATACAACTCCAACGGAAGGTTTCGGCTGAGTCACACAAGCGTTTGGATCCACTCGTATCAGGATCACAAGCGATGCTTTTGCGAATCCTAGATATGAGCGGTCCACAGAAAGCATCTTCTATTGCATTACGTATGAACATTACCCCCGGAGCCGTTACGAGTCTCGCTGATAAATTGATTGCTTGCGGCTATGCCACGAGAAATCGTGACAGTACAGACCGCCGCGTCGTGCAACTGGACATAACCGATCAAGGAAAAGATATCCTGCGGCAATACAAAGCCGTGGTGAGGAGCACGATTGAACAGTTTTTCGCAGGTGTATCTGATGAAGACAAACAACACTTAGTCCGCATCTATCACCAGGTTCTGAAGAATATAGATCAACAAAGAGAGGAGCATCAAAATTGCAACAGCTGA
- a CDS encoding SMI1/KNR4 family protein: MKDTAPKSAFITKVEEMLDQYHSLYDGNCPYVLNERLTLEQIEQFESSAHIVLPQDYKDFLLYIGNGGKHAKQFPLSLSHAMGCLEESLQKTVGLEYMSLPFSLDKCNRCFDDDLDETEDDTITDDEYDQMITEALHGTITLHNDGCGYFIVMIVSGELAGKLYYIDTCNGQGTRFVSDSFAAYYLKWLNQQMTRRLAYLEQNDKFECVITDVKLGGNVRDLHVRKLNNDFLFQFEYFCPGDFMLEGGYSEYTKVNDHLVVSLYMEHVSFSALELTQLDNSMEPSLSHIGDRSLHEVIGRVNRLFTHDIGGNHFPLYVEGLEQEILIKGAKDIAVSVGDVYKIRGRLSGEVYRITR, encoded by the coding sequence ATGAAAGATACCGCCCCCAAAAGCGCGTTTATTACAAAGGTTGAAGAAATGCTGGATCAATACCACAGCCTCTATGACGGAAATTGTCCGTATGTTTTGAATGAACGATTGACATTAGAGCAAATCGAACAGTTCGAATCCTCGGCTCACATAGTATTACCGCAAGACTACAAAGATTTCCTGCTCTACATCGGAAATGGCGGGAAACATGCCAAACAGTTCCCCTTGTCCTTGTCACATGCAATGGGGTGTTTGGAAGAAAGCTTACAAAAAACTGTTGGCTTAGAATATATGAGTCTCCCCTTTTCCTTGGATAAATGCAACCGTTGCTTTGACGATGATTTAGACGAAACAGAAGACGATACGATTACGGACGATGAATATGATCAGATGATTACGGAGGCACTTCACGGTACCATCACCTTACATAACGATGGTTGCGGGTATTTTATTGTCATGATTGTATCAGGTGAGCTTGCCGGAAAGCTGTACTACATCGATACCTGTAATGGACAGGGGACACGTTTCGTCAGTGATTCATTTGCAGCGTATTATCTCAAATGGCTCAATCAGCAGATGACCCGTAGATTGGCCTACTTGGAACAAAACGACAAGTTTGAATGCGTCATTACCGATGTGAAGCTTGGCGGAAATGTTAGGGATTTGCACGTACGCAAGCTAAATAATGACTTTTTGTTTCAGTTTGAATATTTTTGCCCGGGTGATTTCATGCTTGAGGGGGGATATTCAGAGTATACCAAGGTCAACGATCACCTTGTTGTCTCCCTCTACATGGAACATGTATCATTTAGTGCTTTAGAGCTGACCCAACTGGATAATAGTATGGAACCATCCCTTAGCCATATTGGAGATCGCTCCTTGCACGAGGTCATCGGGCGTGTAAACAGATTATTTACGCACGATATTGGCGGAAATCACTTCCCACTGTATGTAGAAGGATTGGAGCAAGAGATTTTGATTAAAGGTGCAAAGGATATAGCTGTTTCCGTCGGCGATGTTTATAAAATTCGAGGACGGTTGAGTGGCGAGGTTTATCGGATTACACGGTAA
- a CDS encoding helix-turn-helix domain-containing protein, whose amino-acid sequence MGQGKTVHRSLRSEVEHHLKERGYTLTKLGEITGINQGVLSDIFNRTPSRAMTIGHLDALAIAFNQAPGWLYELYVTECIVEGRVSRSRVVPYLIRCAEIGRQDCIELIVPILLDNQKNLSILFSVAEKLFTNGKRQESIPFYQLVIESEKDSHGDRFVMSQYRLFRAVQGGADSEKKWKAVVRFHPYRNRLPENYQLDALLQLANVCFTLHNWKEVERYADELRELATVIYNEEVQRWEIDGVRGILETERHLVVYYGQGFLLKGLALQLQERYEEAISYVQAYAELGWFEFRDDLAEMEIEKFRGWAKANNYTLNLLMGRTELLSEYVNHLANNPPEILAGMFTIMETANRFGLSVDDIVERFSKEIACFQDYKDPFSLTRHLHFRYHLAIYQLDKGRVAEGITETLRCLALASKMMEQEKFQSCVAMFWKYRHSASDQQIDEFQNILEGRNK is encoded by the coding sequence ATGGGGCAAGGCAAGACAGTTCACCGATCGTTACGTTCAGAAGTTGAGCATCACCTAAAAGAGCGTGGTTACACACTGACTAAACTTGGCGAGATAACAGGTATTAATCAGGGAGTACTGAGCGATATTTTTAATCGAACTCCTTCTCGGGCTATGACGATTGGTCATCTGGATGCACTTGCTATAGCTTTTAATCAAGCCCCTGGATGGCTGTATGAGCTGTATGTAACGGAATGTATCGTCGAGGGAAGAGTGTCTCGTTCACGAGTTGTTCCCTATCTGATTCGATGTGCAGAAATAGGCAGGCAGGATTGTATCGAGTTAATTGTCCCTATACTTTTGGATAATCAGAAAAACCTGTCCATTCTGTTTTCCGTGGCTGAGAAGCTTTTTACAAATGGGAAGCGACAGGAGTCAATCCCGTTTTATCAACTTGTTATTGAATCGGAAAAAGACAGCCATGGTGATCGTTTTGTAATGTCTCAGTATAGGCTTTTCCGTGCAGTGCAAGGGGGAGCAGATTCAGAGAAAAAGTGGAAGGCTGTCGTCCGTTTTCACCCTTATCGAAACAGGTTGCCTGAAAATTATCAATTAGATGCGTTACTACAATTAGCAAATGTGTGCTTTACGCTCCATAACTGGAAGGAGGTAGAGCGATATGCAGATGAACTTAGAGAGTTAGCAACCGTGATCTATAATGAAGAAGTACAAAGATGGGAAATTGATGGAGTGAGGGGAATACTTGAAACAGAGCGCCATCTTGTCGTGTATTATGGACAGGGCTTCTTACTAAAGGGACTCGCATTACAATTACAAGAGCGGTATGAAGAAGCCATTTCTTATGTACAAGCGTATGCTGAGCTGGGCTGGTTTGAATTCCGTGATGATCTGGCTGAAATGGAAATTGAAAAGTTCCGTGGATGGGCGAAAGCGAATAATTACACGCTGAATTTATTAATGGGGCGTACAGAGTTACTTTCTGAGTATGTTAATCATCTTGCTAATAACCCACCTGAAATTTTAGCGGGTATGTTTACCATTATGGAGACAGCCAATCGATTCGGACTATCTGTAGATGACATTGTGGAGCGTTTTTCTAAGGAAATTGCTTGCTTTCAAGATTATAAAGACCCTTTTAGTCTTACCCGCCATCTTCATTTTCGGTATCATTTGGCGATATATCAGCTCGATAAGGGGCGAGTTGCAGAAGGTATTACAGAAACCCTACGCTGCCTTGCGTTAGCGAGTAAGATGATGGAGCAAGAAAAGTTCCAAAGCTGTGTCGCTATGTTCTGGAAATATAGACATAGTGCTTCTGACCAGCAGATAGATGAATTCCAAAACATTTTGGAAGGGAGAAATAAATAA
- a CDS encoding metallophosphoesterase family protein codes for MTLSQNNHSIAVISDVHSNAYALEAVLHDIDSRGIETIVNLGDTLFGPLDPIKTAELLMERAEIIHIMGNCDRYLLGEQMESITFQYVKPLLTQEMLSWIGSFQKQWTQDDLLFCHGTPFADDVYLLENVAPYGIEDKSANALMIELTGIQQKVIFCGHSHVPKSVWLPDGKLVVNPGSVGLPAYFEETPYPHSMESKTPHAKYVTVKKQGGSWLVEHVLVPYDFEQAARKAEENGRRDYAYAIRTGRAEL; via the coding sequence ATGACCTTGAGCCAAAACAACCATTCCATCGCGGTGATCTCTGACGTACATAGCAACGCCTATGCATTAGAAGCTGTTCTGCACGACATAGATTCCCGCGGAATTGAAACCATTGTGAATTTGGGCGATACCTTATTCGGGCCGCTTGATCCGATCAAAACAGCAGAGCTCTTGATGGAGCGAGCTGAAATCATCCACATCATGGGTAATTGTGACAGATATTTACTGGGAGAGCAAATGGAGTCAATTACCTTCCAATACGTGAAACCACTGCTGACACAAGAAATGCTCAGCTGGATCGGGTCATTCCAAAAACAATGGACACAGGATGATCTGTTATTTTGCCACGGAACACCTTTTGCCGATGATGTCTATTTATTGGAGAACGTCGCTCCCTACGGAATAGAAGACAAAAGTGCGAATGCGCTAATGATTGAGCTGACAGGTATCCAACAAAAAGTCATTTTTTGCGGACACTCTCATGTGCCGAAATCCGTGTGGCTCCCAGATGGGAAGCTCGTAGTAAATCCGGGGAGTGTCGGATTGCCAGCGTATTTTGAAGAGACGCCGTACCCGCATTCGATGGAATCGAAAACCCCGCATGCCAAGTACGTCACGGTAAAAAAGCAGGGCGGCTCGTGGTTAGTTGAGCACGTATTAGTTCCGTATGATTTCGAGCAGGCAGCCAGAAAAGCAGAGGAAAACGGGCGCAGAGATTATGCCTATGCAATCCGAACGGGAAGAGCAGAGCTGTAG
- a CDS encoding pentapeptide repeat-containing protein has product MKDDIIKKLALHKQWIDSIGKTGERLVVDEVDFRSIDVAEYPLDQSRLIASSFDGMNLKDKDLYAAHLYSSTFRSANLENAIFIKSEASYADFSNANLQKTNFVKSSCFETVFVRVDLRKAKLVNALFYQADFRDADLQDADIRDSSFEEVLFRGAQLKGVTGLEEATIRSINIGTVEQPEILAGKEARNWLIQQIHTP; this is encoded by the coding sequence ATGAAGGACGATATCATCAAGAAATTAGCTTTGCACAAGCAATGGATTGATTCGATTGGGAAAACGGGTGAGAGATTAGTCGTCGATGAGGTAGATTTTCGCTCCATAGACGTAGCAGAGTACCCTTTGGACCAATCTCGTTTGATCGCCAGTAGTTTTGACGGGATGAATCTAAAGGATAAAGATCTTTATGCAGCGCATCTATACTCCTCTACGTTTCGATCAGCGAATTTAGAAAACGCTATCTTCATCAAAAGCGAAGCGTCTTATGCAGACTTTTCAAATGCTAATTTACAAAAGACAAACTTTGTTAAAAGCTCTTGCTTCGAAACGGTGTTTGTGCGAGTCGATTTGCGGAAGGCAAAATTAGTAAATGCTCTCTTTTATCAGGCAGATTTTAGAGATGCCGATTTACAGGATGCAGATATCCGTGATTCTTCATTTGAAGAAGTGTTATTTAGAGGAGCGCAATTAAAAGGAGTAACCGGTTTAGAAGAAGCTACTATTAGAAGTATTAATATCGGTACCGTCGAGCAGCCAGAAATTCTTGCAGGAAAAGAAGCGAGAAATTGGCTCATACAGCAAATCCATACCCCATGA
- a CDS encoding SMI1/KNR4 family protein — MLKELMTTISHITGVEFVQASKEEIAKLESLNLPEDFTNYFSQYNATRVFDLGDLRIWSIADVLIENYELVPGRDVSKHKYIVFASNSLGDAYCFDLSKEGIDYTLDNTPIVKLDHEEDYEIMNKQQVSEYAEKIADNLVMFLQNELKESD, encoded by the coding sequence ATGTTGAAGGAGCTCATGACAACAATTAGCCATATAACAGGTGTGGAGTTTGTACAAGCCTCAAAAGAAGAGATTGCAAAATTAGAGTCACTCAATTTGCCTGAAGATTTCACGAACTATTTTTCTCAATATAATGCAACCAGAGTATTCGACTTAGGGGATTTAAGGATATGGTCAATTGCCGACGTACTGATAGAAAATTATGAATTGGTTCCTGGAAGAGATGTATCCAAACACAAGTATATTGTTTTTGCTTCTAACTCATTGGGAGATGCCTACTGCTTTGACCTAAGCAAAGAAGGGATAGATTACACGTTAGATAACACCCCCATTGTCAAGTTAGATCATGAAGAAGACTATGAAATAATGAATAAACAACAAGTCAGTGAGTACGCTGAAAAGATTGCTGATAACTTGGTGATGTTCTTACAGAATGAGTTGAAGGAGAGCGATTAG
- a CDS encoding aspartyl-phosphate phosphatase Spo0E family protein: protein MNTIGAIAHEKGVPSHCQVNGTPTGGAAKAPINKCITQSLDREGGTYHDIEHLKNIVEQLREQLVQLFLEKNDLLHDDVVELSQKLDQYILLIQSKMMLKNRN from the coding sequence GTGAATACCATAGGAGCTATTGCACACGAAAAGGGCGTTCCATCCCATTGCCAGGTAAACGGAACGCCCACAGGAGGAGCAGCTAAAGCTCCTATAAATAAATGTATCACGCAATCCTTAGATCGGGAAGGAGGAACTTATCACGATATAGAGCATTTGAAAAACATTGTGGAACAATTGCGAGAACAACTGGTGCAATTGTTTTTAGAAAAGAATGATTTGTTGCATGATGACGTCGTGGAATTAAGCCAGAAATTAGATCAGTACATTCTGTTAATTCAATCAAAAATGATGCTAAAAAATAGAAACTAA